The proteins below come from a single Tissierella sp. MB52-C2 genomic window:
- a CDS encoding ABC transporter ATP-binding protein, whose protein sequence is MEFLKIENLCKVYGKGENQVNAIDHVSLTIEKGEFTAIIGSSGSGKSTLLHIIGGVDVPTSGKVYLEGQDVYGQSNEKLAIFRRRQVGLIYQFHNLIPTLNVVENITLPILMDKRKVNEERLNDLLEMLGLQDRKTHLPNQLSGGQQQRVSIGRALMNAPAVMLADEPTGSLDSRNGHEIIKLLKESNKKYGQTLILVTHDENIALQADRIIGISDGKVARDERVRP, encoded by the coding sequence ATGGAATTTTTAAAAATTGAAAATTTATGCAAGGTCTACGGCAAGGGCGAGAACCAAGTTAACGCCATTGACCATGTTTCGCTTACAATTGAAAAGGGAGAGTTTACCGCAATCATCGGCTCCTCCGGCTCCGGCAAATCCACATTGCTTCACATCATCGGCGGCGTGGATGTGCCCACAAGCGGAAAGGTGTATTTGGAGGGGCAGGATGTATATGGCCAAAGCAATGAAAAGCTCGCCATTTTCCGCAGGCGGCAAGTTGGACTGATTTACCAGTTTCACAACCTCATTCCCACTCTGAATGTGGTGGAAAACATCACCCTGCCTATACTGATGGACAAGCGCAAGGTCAACGAGGAGCGGTTGAATGACCTGCTCGAAATGCTTGGGTTGCAAGACCGCAAAACGCATTTACCCAATCAGCTTTCGGGCGGTCAGCAGCAGCGCGTTTCCATAGGACGCGCTTTGATGAACGCCCCGGCGGTCATGCTTGCCGACGAACCCACAGGCAGCTTGGATAGCCGAAATGGACATGAAATCATCAAACTGCTGAAAGAAAGCAATAAAAAATATGGGCAGACCCTGATTCTCGTCACCCATGACGAAAATATTGCCCTGCAAGCAGACCGCATTATCGGCATATCAGACGGCAAAGTAGCGAGAGACGAGAGGGTGCGACCATGA
- a CDS encoding ABC transporter permease — translation MNIFNKVTLQSLKKSRTRTIVTVIGVALSAAMITAVATFAVSLQSYMINGAAVKYGDWHIEIPDADSSIMQEQAEESPVANVVALQNIGYATLEGGQNPDKPYLFVTGWNEEALDALPIKLLSGRLPENSSEVVIPAHIAANGGVKISVGDTLTLSVGNRMSVDQKLSQHDSYCAGEETLTPTTDKTYTVVGICQRPAIEEYAAPGYTLITAEDTAAADSLTVFITLKNPYQVHSYADSISDNNSYVLNDDVLRFMGLSGEKILTVLLYSIGGILIALVMLGSVFLIYNSFNISLNERTHQFGILMSVGATEKQLRNSVLFEGLCIGTIGIPIGILVGIPSIKLVLSLVAKNFANVMYDNVPLTLVVSVPAIVAAAVISMITILISAYIPAKKAASTPVMECIRQTNEVKVEAKAIRTSKLVERLYGLEETFALKNFKRNKRRYRSIILSLTLSVVLFVSASSFGTYLNQIAENSSVVVEEYDICFYTRDMEESELFQLYDELKTANGVTESSYQALSTYSCVLNTSDLSSRFFDEYGKPIGYDGTSETVEVLLDIQFVEDSVYQNLLEGLDLSAEEYTGQDKKMIMAGILPERWYTQEQPMEFTLRSKTGEQTKTIRATFVKDYPDLLPTEPGEWPGYTLMVMAPYEVKPQFDALGATVKPTKLGMTFKSENPGQSTAEMQTMIDGASITADYNLYNVYEILEQNRNITFIVNLFSVVFITMISLIAVANVFNTISTNIKLRRREFAMLRSVGMSDQDFNKMMRFECSLYGARTMLWGLPLSGILSCLIYKGMIIGGGNVDFVFPWGSMAISVFSVLFIVFITMLYAINKIKRENIIDALRDDII, via the coding sequence ATGAATATTTTTAACAAAGTCACCCTGCAAAGCTTGAAAAAAAGCCGTACCCGAACGATTGTAACGGTGATCGGAGTGGCTCTGTCCGCTGCCATGATTACGGCAGTCGCTACCTTTGCCGTGTCCCTGCAAAGCTATATGATAAACGGTGCTGCTGTCAAATATGGTGATTGGCATATTGAAATCCCCGACGCGGATTCCTCCATTATGCAGGAACAGGCAGAGGAGAGCCCAGTGGCAAATGTGGTAGCGCTACAGAACATCGGCTATGCCACACTGGAAGGCGGACAAAATCCAGACAAGCCATATCTTTTTGTTACCGGATGGAACGAGGAAGCCTTGGATGCTCTGCCCATCAAGCTGCTTTCCGGCAGACTGCCGGAGAACAGCAGCGAGGTCGTGATACCAGCTCATATTGCGGCAAACGGCGGAGTGAAAATTTCAGTGGGCGACACGCTCACACTCTCGGTCGGCAACCGCATGAGCGTCGATCAGAAGCTCAGCCAGCACGATTCTTATTGTGCCGGGGAAGAAACGCTTACACCTACGACAGATAAAACATATACGGTTGTGGGCATCTGCCAACGACCGGCAATCGAGGAGTATGCTGCACCCGGGTACACTTTAATCACAGCAGAGGATACAGCCGCAGCGGATAGTCTTACCGTATTTATCACGCTTAAGAACCCATATCAGGTCCATTCTTATGCAGACAGCATATCAGACAATAACAGTTACGTTTTGAACGATGATGTACTGCGTTTTATGGGACTTTCAGGGGAAAAGATACTTACAGTTCTCCTGTATTCCATTGGTGGTATTTTGATTGCCCTGGTTATGCTCGGCTCGGTGTTCCTGATTTATAATTCATTCAACATCTCATTGAATGAACGCACACATCAGTTTGGAATTCTCATGTCGGTAGGTGCCACGGAAAAACAGCTGCGCAATTCTGTGCTGTTTGAGGGACTTTGCATCGGTACAATCGGCATTCCGATCGGCATTTTGGTCGGGATACCAAGCATCAAGCTTGTGCTTTCTCTTGTGGCAAAGAATTTCGCAAATGTTATGTATGACAATGTACCGTTGACTTTGGTGGTATCTGTTCCTGCTATTGTTGCTGCGGCGGTTATCAGTATGATTACCATTCTGATTTCGGCCTATATTCCGGCAAAGAAGGCCGCCAGTACGCCTGTGATGGAGTGTATCCGCCAGACAAACGAGGTCAAGGTGGAAGCCAAAGCGATAAGAACCTCAAAGCTCGTGGAACGCCTTTACGGTTTAGAGGAAACATTTGCGTTAAAAAACTTTAAGAGAAACAAGCGGCGTTACCGCAGCATTATCCTGTCACTTACGTTAAGCGTCGTATTGTTTGTGTCGGCAAGTTCTTTCGGAACCTATCTGAATCAGATCGCGGAGAATTCATCTGTGGTAGTTGAAGAATATGATATCTGTTTCTATACGCGAGACATGGAAGAAAGCGAGCTGTTCCAGCTTTATGATGAGCTGAAAACTGCCAACGGCGTTACCGAAAGCTCTTATCAGGCACTTTCGACCTATTCCTGCGTGCTCAATACAAGTGATTTGTCAAGTCGTTTTTTTGACGAGTATGGTAAGCCCATCGGTTATGATGGAACAAGTGAAACAGTGGAAGTGCTGTTGGATATTCAGTTTGTTGAGGACAGTGTCTATCAGAACCTGCTCGAAGGTCTTGACCTGTCCGCGGAGGAATACACTGGACAGGACAAAAAAATGATCATGGCAGGAATTCTGCCCGAGCGTTGGTATACGCAGGAACAGCCTATGGAATTTACGCTCCGCTCCAAGACCGGGGAGCAGACGAAAACCATCCGTGCAACCTTTGTAAAAGACTACCCGGATCTGCTGCCCACGGAGCCGGGTGAGTGGCCCGGATACACGCTTATGGTGATGGCTCCCTACGAGGTAAAGCCGCAGTTTGACGCACTAGGTGCGACTGTAAAGCCTACAAAGCTGGGCATGACCTTCAAGTCGGAAAATCCCGGTCAGTCTACAGCTGAGATGCAGACGATGATTGATGGAGCCAGCATTACCGCCGACTATAATCTGTACAATGTCTATGAGATACTGGAGCAAAACCGCAATATCACATTCATTGTCAATCTGTTCTCGGTTGTTTTTATCACGATGATTTCGCTGATCGCGGTTGCGAACGTCTTCAACACAATTTCCACCAATATCAAGCTGCGCAGACGGGAATTTGCCATGCTCCGTTCTGTAGGGATGTCTGACCAGGATTTCAATAAGATGATGCGCTTTGAATGCTCTCTTTATGGAGCGCGGACGATGCTTTGGGGTCTGCCCCTCTCAGGAATCCTTTCCTGTCTGATTTATAAGGGCATGATCATCGGCGGCGGAAATGTTGATTTTGTATTCCCGTGGGGCAGTATGGCAATTAGCGTATTCAGCGTGCTCTTTATCGTATTCATTACAATGTTGTATGCCATTAACAAGATAAAAAGAGAAAATATCATTGATGCACTTCGGGATGATATAATTTGA
- a CDS encoding GNAT family N-acetyltransferase, which produces MKICEFRPIDIGDVPAMVDLLICRQNLESKTFPFLKNSCLNTKHITDLLKKLFINSKVIGIGAFVNDELVGYIIGKMKIDNGRGKHIWVPYEGIAIRKDQSSELIRNLYAKVSILWLEQGCFSHYTLIPLGNQVYYEAFLQLSFFIQQVHGIMNIEDYKPFENVSDADIRLANKMDSEAMGRMSSIIYSYQNSAPVFEPVLPEVVVKINEGYKRIVEDDEATIIIAEKDMKELGFQVYEPITSDLMAPDDGVELSIAGIYPSQMRSGVGKKLMNEGSRIVKEKGYNNITIDWRITNLASSTFWPKCGFRPIAYRMVRCIDSNFV; this is translated from the coding sequence ATGAAAATATGTGAATTCAGGCCAATTGACATTGGTGATGTACCTGCAATGGTTGATCTGTTAATATGTAGGCAAAATCTTGAGAGTAAGACATTCCCATTCCTGAAAAACAGCTGCCTCAATACAAAACATATCACGGATTTGCTTAAAAAATTGTTCATTAATAGTAAAGTAATTGGGATAGGTGCATTTGTTAATGATGAACTGGTAGGTTATATAATAGGAAAGATGAAGATTGATAATGGAAGAGGCAAGCATATCTGGGTACCCTATGAGGGGATTGCAATAAGAAAGGACCAATCCTCAGAACTGATAAGGAATCTATATGCAAAGGTTTCCATTCTATGGCTCGAACAAGGTTGCTTTAGTCACTATACTTTAATACCTCTTGGAAATCAGGTGTACTATGAGGCCTTCCTGCAATTAAGCTTTTTTATCCAACAAGTACATGGGATAATGAACATTGAAGATTATAAGCCTTTTGAAAATGTATCTGATGCAGATATTAGACTTGCCAATAAAATGGATAGTGAAGCAATGGGTAGAATGTCTAGCATAATCTACTCATATCAAAATTCAGCACCTGTATTTGAACCTGTCTTACCTGAAGTTGTAGTGAAGATAAATGAGGGGTACAAAAGGATAGTAGAGGATGATGAAGCAACTATCATTATTGCGGAAAAAGATATGAAGGAATTAGGATTTCAAGTATATGAGCCTATTACTTCAGATTTGATGGCACCTGACGATGGAGTAGAGTTAAGTATTGCGGGCATTTATCCTTCTCAAATGAGAAGTGGTGTTGGTAAAAAATTAATGAATGAAGGCAGCAGAATTGTGAAAGAAAAAGGATATAATAACATAACAATAGATTGGAGAATAACCAACCTTGCCTCTTCAACATTTTGGCCCAAGTGCGGATTTAGGCCAATAGCTTATAGAATGGTTAGATGCATCGACAGCAATTTTGTATAG